From the Micromonospora echinospora genome, the window CTGGGACACCGCGCTGGCGTCCGCCGCGGCCACCCAGGCCGCGACCGGCAAGGCCGGTCTGGTGGTACGCGACTTCGACTACAAGGGCTGGGACAACCTCTCCACCTTCTGGACCGGTTGGGGTGCCCAGGCGTGGAGCGCCGACGGCAAGTCCTGCGGCTTCGCCGCGCCGGAGATGGTCGACGCGATGACCACGCTGCACAAGGCGATCTTCACCGCCAAGGCGCTGCCCGGCCCGGGCACCACCGCCGACTTCTTCGCCGGTGACGCGGCCATGACGGTCACCCAGATCTCCCGCGCGTCGCTGCTCAAGGCGGACGGCTTCGCCTGGGACCTGGTCCCGCTGCCGGCCGGCCCGAAGGGCAACTACGCCGTGGTCGGCCAGGCCGGCATCGGGGTGCTGAAGCAGAGCAAGAACGCCGACAAGGCGGCCGACTTCCTCGCCTTCTTCACCAACCCCACCAACTCGGCGAAGCTCTCCCAGTTCTTCCCGCCGCCGCGGCAGTCCCTGCTCAACGCCGAGACGCTGGCCAAGTCGAACCCCCAGCTCAAGCCGGAGCAGTTGCAGAAGGTCGTCATCGACGGCATCAGCACCGGAGTGGTCAAGCCCAGCCACGCCGGCCAGGCCGAACTGAGCCAGCAGGTACGCGCCGGACTCGACCCGCTGTGGAAGCCCGACGCGGACGTCAAGGCGGTTCTGGAAGGCGTCTGCACCAAGATCCAGCCGCTGCTGGCGAAGTAAGGCGAATCATGACCCGTACGGACACCAGGGTGGGTCGGGCCGACGCCCGGCCCGCCCCGGGCCGGGCGCGGCCGTACTGGACCTCCCGCCGCCGCGACCAGCTCACCGGTTACCTGTTCATCGCGCCGCAACTGTTCGGCAGCGCCGTCTTCGTGATCCTGCCGCTGATCCTGGTGGTCTGGTACAGCCTGCACGAGTGGAACGTGCTGGCCGGCACGTTCGACTTCGTCGGCACCGAGAACTACACCGCCCTCGCCGACGACGCGAACCTCGGCGCGGTACTCCGCGCCACCGGCCTGTTCTCGATTGGGCTGGTGGTGTTCAACCTCGGCCTGGCGCTGCTGCTCGCCCTCCTGCTCAACCAGAAGTTCCGCGGCACCGTCCTGTTCCGCACCCTGTTCTTCTCACCCGTGGTCGTCTCGCTGGTCGCCTGGACCATCGTCTGGGGCTTCCTGCTCCAGGACAACGGCGGCATCAACGGTCTGCTCGACACGATCGGCGTGGACGGGCCGAACTGGCTCCGCGGCGAGACCACCGCCATGATCTCCGTCATCGTGGTCCAGGTGTTCAAGAACGTCGGCCTGAACATGGTGCTCTTCCTCGCCGCCCTTCAGGGCGTGCCGGCCGACCTGTACGAGGCCGCCGAGGTCGACGGCGCCAGCCGGCCACGTCAGTTCTGGCGGATCACCGTACCGATGATCAGCCCGACCATCCTGCTCACCTCGATCATCACGGTGGTCGGCTCGCTCCAGGTCTTCGCGCAGATCGCGGTGCTCACCCAGGGCGGACCCGGCACCTCCACCACGGTCCTCGTCTACTACCTCTACCAACAGGCGTTCCAGTTCCACCA encodes:
- a CDS encoding ABC transporter substrate-binding protein; the protein is MRTGRGLRGAAVALAGVLALTACGGGDQAEESGPANLRMTIWSANEAHLKLFNEIADEYKKANPDVAGITFDPLPFENYTTTLTTQIAGGNAPDLAWVLENSAPDFVSSGALHPLDDTLKKADGYQYDDLSPATLKLWQNDGKLYAYPFSTSPFGVFVNTDMLKKAGQKTPAELIAAGQWNWDTALASAAATQAATGKAGLVVRDFDYKGWDNLSTFWTGWGAQAWSADGKSCGFAAPEMVDAMTTLHKAIFTAKALPGPGTTADFFAGDAAMTVTQISRASLLKADGFAWDLVPLPAGPKGNYAVVGQAGIGVLKQSKNADKAADFLAFFTNPTNSAKLSQFFPPPRQSLLNAETLAKSNPQLKPEQLQKVVIDGISTGVVKPSHAGQAELSQQVRAGLDPLWKPDADVKAVLEGVCTKIQPLLAK
- a CDS encoding carbohydrate ABC transporter permease, which codes for MTRTDTRVGRADARPAPGRARPYWTSRRRDQLTGYLFIAPQLFGSAVFVILPLILVVWYSLHEWNVLAGTFDFVGTENYTALADDANLGAVLRATGLFSIGLVVFNLGLALLLALLLNQKFRGTVLFRTLFFSPVVVSLVAWTIVWGFLLQDNGGINGLLDTIGVDGPNWLRGETTAMISVIVVQVFKNVGLNMVLFLAALQGVPADLYEAAEVDGASRPRQFWRITVPMISPTILLTSIITVVGSLQVFAQIAVLTQGGPGTSTTVLVYYLYQQAFQFHHFGYGATLSIVLFGIVLALTVFQWQMRKRWVHHES